The following coding sequences lie in one Rutidosis leptorrhynchoides isolate AG116_Rl617_1_P2 chromosome 4, CSIRO_AGI_Rlap_v1, whole genome shotgun sequence genomic window:
- the LOC139844132 gene encoding PHD finger protein ING2 yields MAIARTGVFVDDYLEYASTLPAELQRLLNTIRELDERSQSMINQTRQQTKNCLDMASQNSYRGIQEDGDMAFEKMKKEIEGNQDSALSLCTEKVLLARQAYDLIDSHVKRLDEDLHNFAEDLKQEGKLPADEPAILPPLPLVPKNEKRKLPYIMPNPKKFDYREREWDHRDRDFELMPPPGGFKRDYATPLEMDQPIDPNEPTYCVCHQVSFGDMIACDNENCQGGEWFHYSCVGLTPETRFKGKWYCPTCKQLPL; encoded by the exons ATGCTAGTACATTGCCAGCGGAGTTGCAGAGGCTTCTTAACACCATTAGAGAACTTGATGAACGATCTCAAT CGATGATAAATCAAACAAGACAGCAGACGAAGAATTGTTTGGATATGGCTTCTCAAAATTCTTACAGAGGTATTCAGGAAGACGGTGACATGGCTTTTGAGAAGATGAAAAAGGAGATCGAAGGGAACCAAGATAGTGCGTTAAGTTTATGTACCGAGAAGGTCCTTTTGGCACGTCAAGCTTATGATCTT ATAGATAGTCATGTAAAACGTCTCGATGAGGATCTGCACAACTTTGCTGAGGATTTGAAACAAG AGGGAAAATTACCTGCAGATGAACCAGCAATACTTCCTCCGTTACCTTTAGTTCCTAAAAACGAGAAGCGGAAACTACCGTATATAATGCCTAACCCTAAGAAGTTTGATTACCGAGAAAGGGAGTGGGACCACCGTGATCGGGATTTCGAGCTCATGCCTCCACCTGGCGGGTTCAAACGGGATTACGCCACTCCCttggaaatggatcaaccaattgatCCAAATGAACCTACCTACTGTGTCTGTCATCAG GTTTCTTTTGGTGATATGATTGCATGTGACAATGAGAAT TGTCAAGGTGGAGAATGGTTTCATTACTCATGTGTTGGACTCACACCCGAGACAAGGTTTAAGGGAAAGTGGTATTGCCCGACGTGTAAACAACTTCCACTGTAA